From the Chryseobacterium sp. G0201 genome, the window ATCAATTTACATTTTAGACAATGGCGTTCCGGTACTTGCCAAGCAGACTGATGTTTTGCTTAACCGACCTGTTGAATATAAAGCTCAAATTGAATTATTCCACCGATTGTTTTTCACACTCGCTCCTGATGACACCTATATCAAAGATAATATTCAAAAGTCATTATATCTCATTGATGACAGCGGAAAAAAAGAATATACCAACTTAAAGGAAAAAGGATTTTACAATCAGATCATCGCCTCTAGTTCAATGGTAAGTATCCATACCGATTCAATTGCACTCAATATGGAAAAGAAGAAATTTTCTTTTTTTGGGAAACAGATGATCACACGAAAATCTTCTGTCATCACCAGGAAGCTCATCACCGAAGGATTCTTTGAAGACATCATTAGAAGTCCCAATAATCCTCACGGTGTGATTCTTAAAAACTGGCGAATCATCAATAACGAAGAACTATCCAATCAAAACAAAAACTCTTACTAAAATGAATACGACATTAAAACAAAAGGGTCAGAAGTGGCTGCAATGGGCAGTTCAAAATCCAAAGAAATTCTTCACCTATTCAATGATTCTACTGTCGGTTTCATTTATTGGGTCTATCATTCAAGGTGTCTTTTTCCCTTCCGACAGTACGTTCAAAATCAAACCTCCGGTTTTATACTCTAAAAATAAAACTACTCAAAATCTGAGCGTAAACAATGAGAAAGAAATGGAGAAAATTGTGACTGAACTTAAAACTTTAAAAGTGAAAAGAGACCAAAACGAACTGAAAAAAGAAGACAGCTTACGAATTGACTATCTGTTTAACCAATACCAAAAATTAAAAAATGGACATTAAAAAAATCAATTTTAAAGAAAAAAAATATGTTTTGCCACTATTGGCTCTACCGTTTCTTTTTCTTTTTGCTTACGTAGGAGCGCAGTTTGTCAAAGAGGACACGTCTGAAAAAGACAAGCCAAAAGAATTATCTCTTTCATTGGGCGACACTCAGGATTCTATTATGACAAAAAATGATGCTTATGATGCGTTTTTCAAAAAAGAGGATAACAGAACAATGCTTGGTGGATTGGATAAGGAAGAAGATAGTTTATTGAACTATGATGACCAATTGTCTTTAGCTCAAAAGAGAAAAATAGATTCATTAAAAGCAGTCAATGGCAGACAAAATCAATATGAGGCAAAAGGAAAGCAATCCTCATATTACAAGCCAAATCAACAGCAAAGGGAAGATAAAGATTACAACAGGTCTTCGGAAATCATCAAAATGCTGAATGACAAATCTTACGGAAACCAGGAAGAAAAATACGCTGATACACCTAAAGAAAAGACACAAAGTGTCCAACCAGACCCTGTAAAATATCTGAAAGAACAAATGCTCGTGATGGATTCTTTAGAAAAATCCCGTGATCCTGAGTACCAAAGTAAACTCGCAGCAGAACAAAAACTGAAGTCCAACAAAGAGAAAATGGAAGATTTTCTTAATTCAACTTTCAAGGTGAGCAAATCCGGAATCAACAGTGGTTTCAATGCTTTCTATAAGGAGAAAGAAAACAGCTTTATCAAAGCGGTCATTGACGAAAATAACAAAGGTTTTCTGGGAAGCAGGATCAGATTCCGGTTGCTGGAAGACATCTTTGTCGGAAACAAAAAAATAAGCAAAGGTTCCATTTTATATGGTCAAATCTCAGGATTTTCCATGCAAAGAGTAAATCTGAATATTGTGTCGGTTTTTACGAAAGGAGA encodes:
- the traK gene encoding conjugative transposon protein TraK, with the translated sequence MLIKNIEQRIKINKVVSLSAIAFAVFIVIAGFFFAYRMIEDSRKSIYILDNGVPVLAKQTDVLLNRPVEYKAQIELFHRLFFTLAPDDTYIKDNIQKSLYLIDDSGKKEYTNLKEKGFYNQIIASSSMVSIHTDSIALNMEKKKFSFFGKQMITRKSSVITRKLITEGFFEDIIRSPNNPHGVILKNWRIINNEELSNQNKNSY
- the traM gene encoding conjugative transposon protein TraM, coding for MKKINFKEKKYVLPLLALPFLFLFAYVGAQFVKEDTSEKDKPKELSLSLGDTQDSIMTKNDAYDAFFKKEDNRTMLGGLDKEEDSLLNYDDQLSLAQKRKIDSLKAVNGRQNQYEAKGKQSSYYKPNQQQREDKDYNRSSEIIKMLNDKSYGNQEEKYADTPKEKTQSVQPDPVKYLKEQMLVMDSLEKSRDPEYQSKLAAEQKLKSNKEKMEDFLNSTFKVSKSGINSGFNAFYKEKENSFIKAVIDENNKGFLGSRIRFRLLEDIFVGNKKISKGSILYGQISGFSMQRVNLNIVSVFTKGEIYPVNLSIYDIDGMKGLYVPQSVFRDMMREMGSNSVQGTQMDMGGKGFFSSIGSSLFTSTSKSIANLIKENKAKLKYNSYVFLIDEKQLKESQNQQKK